Proteins encoded by one window of Vigna radiata var. radiata cultivar VC1973A chromosome 5, Vradiata_ver6, whole genome shotgun sequence:
- the LOC106762245 gene encoding phytosulfokine receptor 2 — MVLLRCFSMTLLQWCFLACLVCLSLGLNNNQAPCDPHDLSALKKFAGELTSGSIIAAWSNDSVCCNWRGVVCDNVTGGGGTVTSRVTKLILPEMGLNGTISPSLAQLDQLSVLNLSLNHLKGGLPVEFSQLKLLKFLDVSHNMLSGPVAGALSGLQSIEVLNISSNSLSGVLFPFGEFPLLHALNVSNNSFTGGFNSQICSATKELHTLDLSANNFIGGLEGLDNCTASLQRLHLDSNSFTGPLPDSLYSMSALEELSVSSNNISGQLSKQLSKLSNLKILVLCGNRFSGELPNVFGNLLQLEELEAHGNSFSGSLPSTLASCSKLRVLNLRNNSFSGPIGLNFTGLSNLQTLDLATNHFTGHLPTSLSFCRELKVLSLARNGLTGSIPENYANLSSLLFVSFSNNSIENLSRAVSVLQQCKNLTTLILTKNFHGEEIRESTIVGFESLMILALGNCGLKGHIPSWLSNCRKLAVLDLSWNRLNGSVPSWIGQMDSLFYMDFSNNSLTGEIPKSLTELKGLMCANCNRENLAAFAFIPLFVKRNTSASGLQYNQASSFPPSIYLSNNILSGNIWPEIGQLKALHVLDLSRNNITGTIPSTISEMENLETLDLSYNDLTGEIPSSFNNLTFLSKFSVAYNRLEGSIPTGNQFLGFPSSSFEGNQGLCREIDSPCKIVNNTKPISSSGSSKKLGRSNVLGITISIGIGLALLLAFILLRMSRRDDDKPIDNYDEELNSRPHRLSEALVSSKLVLFQNSDCKDLTVADLLKSTNNFNQANIIGCGGFGLVYKAYLPNGTKAAIKRLSGDCGQMEREFQAEVEALSRAQHKNLVSLKGYCRHGNDRLLIYSYLENGSLDYWLHECVDESAALKWDARLKIAQGAARGLAYLHKGCEPFIVHRDVKSSNILLDDKFEAHLADFGLSRLLQPYDTHVTTDLVGTLGYIPPEYSQTLTATFRGDVYSFGVVLLELLTGRRPVEVIKGKNCRNLVSWVFQMKSENKEQEIFDPAIWHKDHEKQLLEVFAIACKCLDQDPRQRPAIEVVVSWLDSVRFDGSHQ; from the coding sequence ATGGTGCTGCTCAGATGTTTCTCAATGACACTTTTGCAATGGTGTTTTTTGGCTTGCTTAGTTTGCTTGTCACTAGGGCTTAATAATAATCAAGCCCCCTGTGACCCTCATGATTTATCAGCTCTGAAGAAGTTTGCCGGAGAACTTACAAGTGGCTCTATCATCGCAGCATGGTCCAATGACTCTGTCTGCTGCAACTGGCGTGGAGTTGTTTGTGATAATGTGACTGGAGGTGGTGGAACAGTTACGAGTAGAGTGACCAAGTTGATCCTGCCTGAAATGGGTCTTAATGGTACAATTTCACCCTCTTTAGCACAGCTAGATCAGCTCAGTGTGCTGAATCTTTCATTAAATCACCTTAAAGGTGGATTGCCTGTGGAGTTCTCCCAGTTGAAGCTGTTGAAGTTCCTTGATGTGAGCCATAATATGCTGTCTGGACCTGTTGCTGGAGCTCTTTCTGGTCTGCAATCCATTGAAGTATTGAATATTTCTAGCAATTCACTTTCTGGAGTTCTCTTCCCTTTTGGGGAGTTCCCTCTTCTCCATGCTCTGAACGTGAGCAACAATTCATTCACTGGCGGATTCAATTCACAAATTTGCAGTGCTACCAAAGAACTTCACACCCTTGATTTGTCAgcaaataattttattggtgGTCTTGAAGGCTTGGACAACTGCACCGCATCTCTCCAACGGCTGCATTTGGATTCCAATTCGTTTACTGGCCCTCTTCCAGATTCCTTGTATTCAATGTCAGCCTTGGAGGAGCTCTCAGTCTCTTCCAACAATATTTCTGGCCAGTTAAGCAAGCAACTAAGTAAGCTCTCTAACCTAAAAATTCTGGTGCTTTGTGGAAACAGGTTTTCTGGGGAACTTCCAAATGTATTTGGGAATCTTTTGCAGCTAGAAGAATTAGAAGCTCATGGCAATTCATTTTCTGGATCCTTGCCCTCCACCTTGGCTTCATGCTCTAAGCTTAGGGTGCTTAACCTCCGAAACAATTCCTTTTCAGGGCCTATTGGTCTTAATTTCACTGGCTTGTCTAATCTTCAAACACTCGACCTTGCTACTAATCATTTCACTGGACACCTTCCAACTTCCCTGTCCTTTTGTCGTGAATTGAAGGTTTTAAGCCTTGCTAGGAATGGCTTAACTGGCTCTATCCCTGAAAACTATGCAAACCTAAGTTCACTTTTGTTTGTGTCCTTTTCAAACAACAGCATTGAGAACTTATCTCGGGCAGTATCTGTTTTGCAGCAGTGCAAAAATCTCACTACTCTTATCCTCACCAAGAATTTCCATGGTGAGGAAATTCGGGAAAGTACCATAGTAGGATTTGAGAGCCTTATGATTTTAGCACTTGGAAATTGTGGTCTTAAAGGTCACATTCCTTCTTGGTTATCCAATTGCAGGAAGTTGGCAGTTCTTGACTTGTCTTGGAACCGTTTGAATGGCAGTGTTCCTTCTTGGATTGGTCAGATGGACAGTTTGTTCTATATGGATTTCTCGAATAATTCTCTCACAGGAGAAATACCGAAAAGTTTGACAGAGTTGAAGGGACTCATGTGTGCAAACTGTAATAGAGAAAATCTTGCTGCTTTTGCATTCATTCCTCTCTTTGTTAAGAGAAACACAAGTGCAAGTGGACTGCAATATAACCAGGCCTCAAGTTTCCCTCCTTCAATTTACTTGAGCAATAACATATTGAGTGGAAATATATGGCCCGAAATTGGTCAATTGAAAGCACTGCATGTCTTGGATTTAAGCAGGAATAACATCACTGGTACCATTCCTAGCACTATTTCAGAGATGGAGAACTTGGAAACCTTAGATTTGTCTTATAATGATCTTACTGGAGAAATTCCTTCATCATTTAACAACCTCACTTTCTTGTCAAAGTTCAGTGTGGCATATAATCGGTTAGAGGGATCAATTCCAACTGGGAATCAATTTTTAGGCTTCCCAAGTTCAAGCTTTGAGGGAAACCAAGGGCTTTGTAGGGAAATTGATTCTCCTTGCAAAATTGTCAACAATACTAAGCCCATCAGTTCTTCCGGGTCTTCCAAAAAGCTTGGTAGAAGCAATGTCCTTGGCATAACTATAAGTATAGGGATAGGGCTTGCACTGCTTCTTGCATTTATTTTGCTAAGAATGTCAAGGAGGGATGATGATAAGCCCATCGACAACTATGATGAGGAACTCAATAGCAGGCCACACAGGTTATCCGAGGCACTTGTTTCGTCAAAGTTGGTTCTTTTCCAGAATTCAGATTGCAAGGATCTTACAGTTGCAGATTTGTTAAAATCCACAAACAATTTCAACCAGGCAAATATTATTGGTTGTGGTGGGTTTGGTCTTGTCTACAAGGCATATCTTCCAAATGGCACAAAAGCAGCTATCAAGAGACTTTCAGGTGACTGTGGTCAGATGGAACGTGAATTCCAAGCTGAAGTAGAGGCCCTCTCAAGAGCTCAACACAAGAACCTTGTTTCTCTGAAAGGATATTGTCGGCATGGCAATGACAGACTGTTAATATACTCGTACTTGGAGAATGGAAGCTTGGATTATTGGCTGCATGAGTGCGTGGATGAAAGCGCAGCTCTAAAATGGGATGCAAGACTGAAGATTGCACAAGGTGCTGCACGTGGATTAGCTTACTTGCATAAGGGTTGTGAACCATTCATAGTGCATCGTGATGTTAAATCCAGCAACATTCTTTTGGATGACAAGTTTGAAGCTCATTTGGCTGATTTTGGTCTCTCACGACTACTTCAACCATATGACACTCATGTGACAACTGACTTGGTAGGAACTTTAGGATATATTCCTCCAGAATATAGTCAGACACTGACAGCAACCTTCAGGGGTGATGTTTATAGTTTTGGTGTTGTTCTTCTTGAGCTTCTAACAGGTAGAAGACCTGTGGAAGTCATCAAGGGGAAAAATTGCAGAAATCTGGTTTCTTGGGTGTTCCAGATGAAATCTGAGAATAAGGAGCAGGAAATTTTTGATCCAGCAATTTGGCATAAGGATCATGAGAAACAGCTACTAGAGGTGTTTGCCATTGCTTGTAAATGTCTAGACCAAGATCCTAGGCAGAGACCCGCTATTGAAGTAGTTGTTTCATGGCTTgatagtgtaagatttgatggTTCTCATCAGTGA